A stretch of DNA from Candidatus Methylomirabilota bacterium:
CTTCTCTCGGGACAACGAGCGAGAGGCGGATCTGCTCGGGGTCGAAGCCATGATCCGCACCGGCTACGACCCGCGCCAGGCTCCGAAGATCCTCGAGCGGCTCCTCGAGGAGCAGGCGGCTGCGAAAGCATCGGGGCCGTCGATCTTCTTCGCGACGCATCCGCCGACGGAGGAGCGGATCGCCAGCCTGAGAGAGCGCGCGGAGCGCGCCGCCGCGGTCGGCGGTCCGCTCCCGGCGGGCGCGGAGCGGTTCCTGGCGCGCACGCTGCATGTCCGGTCCGTCCTGCTCAACGACGAGCTGCGGCGGCGGCAGTACGAGGCGTTCCAGGTGCTGCTGAACCAGCTCGAGCGGCAGGGCATGCGGCTCGGGGAGCTCACCTTCTTCCAGGGGGAGCTCTACCGCCTGCGTGGGGAGTCTGGCGACGAGGCGCGCGCGATCGACTCCTACCGCCGCGCGCTCGCACTGCCGGACGCGCCCCCAGAGGCCCAACGGAATCTCGGGCTCCTCCTCACTCGGTCCGGCGACCGCGGGGCTGCGCGAGCCGCGCTCGAGCGCTACCTCCAGGCGCAGCCCGAGGCCGAGGATCGCGCCATGATTCGGGCCCACCTCGAGCGGCTGAAGTAAGGTGATGCCGATCGCGCCCGGGACGCTCGCGACCGCGCTCGCCGCCATCCTGCTGGCCGGCTGCGCCCAGACCCTTAGCTACACGCTTGTCGAAACCCGTAGGGTCCCCATAGGCGACGCCTACACGGTCGAGCCGCAGATCACCTGGACCTCAGTCGCGCAGGACAAGGTCGAATCGTGGACCGTCGACGGGTTCGCCCTCCACTACCTCCGCTTCTTCAAGGGCATCGCGAACGGCGAGCCGCTGCTCGCCGGCGGCAAGGACGAGGCGAAGCGTCCCCATTTCCGATCGACCATGACCGAGAGCGAGATCGCC
This window harbors:
- a CDS encoding tetratricopeptide repeat protein encodes the protein MRAAGARLALALTLLTGGCSGSMTEIAPGERPPLHTDEGDLWMEMDRLEQQLRTSGVLVRDADLTSYVRDAACRVAGPRCEDIRVYVVRSPGFNASMAPNGMMQVWTGLLLRVQNEAELAYVLGHEIGHYVRRHSLQAWRDARSKANVVSFLSLTVGLAGAVVGGGAVGSAAAGGSDLAGRFAALASMNAFSRDNEREADLLGVEAMIRTGYDPRQAPKILERLLEEQAAAKASGPSIFFATHPPTEERIASLRERAERAAAVGGPLPAGAERFLARTLHVRSVLLNDELRRRQYEAFQVLLNQLERQGMRLGELTFFQGELYRLRGESGDEARAIDSYRRALALPDAPPEAQRNLGLLLTRSGDRGAARAALERYLQAQPEAEDRAMIRAHLERLK